The Candidatus Campbellbacteria bacterium genome segment AGAAAGAATCCTTGGCGCTCAAAACTATTTCACAAGAAGAAAGTGAAAGTGATATGAGCGAAGAGGACCTCAAGGAGATCGCCGAAGAGCTGCCAGTTGTGCGAATCGTGGAAGCTCTTATAAAGCACGCGATCATACAAAATGCTTCCGATATTCATATTGAACCGATGGAGGAACAACTTTTGGTTCGGTATCGCATAGACGGCATCCTTCACGACGCTATGGTATTGCCAAAGTCTGTTTCTCCTAATATCTCCGCGCGCATTAAGGTTCTAGCTAACCTAAAGCTGGACGAGAAACGACTTCCTCAAGACGGGCGTTTTAAGGTCGAGGCGGATAACGAGAAGGTAAGCTTTCGTGTTTCTATATTGCCTACTAATTACGGAGAAAAGACGGTTATGAGGTTGCTCCGAGAATCCGCAGCCGGCTTTACTTTGGAGGGATTGGGATTTCACGGAGAATCGCTGGAGCGCATTCATCATGCCACCAATCAGAGAACCGGAATGATCCTTACCACCGGTCCGACCGGGTCAGGAAAGACAACAACTCTATATACAGTTTTGGATATTTTAAATACGCCCGAGGTCAACATTTCCACAGTAGAAGATCCTATTGAATACCAAATGGATCGCATCAACCAAACACAAGTAAAGCCCGACATTGGATTTGATTTTAGCGTAGGACTTCGAACGCTTGTGCGCCAAGATCCGGATATAATTATGGTGGGTGAGGTTCGCGACCAAGAGACAGCCAGCCTAGCAGTAAACGCCGCTTTAACGGGACACTTGGTTTTGTCTACTTTGCACACCAACTCGGCGGCTGGAGCCATACCTCGTCTGATCGATATGAAAGTAGAACCGTTTCTGATCGTTTCAACCGTCAAAGTAATCATTGGTCAGCGTCTTGTACGTAAATTATGCAAAGATAAAGAGGAGTACAACCTAACTCCCGAAGAAATTGAAACGCTTAGAGAGTCGGTGGATCTAGATAAGGTTTTGAGCTTCCTAAAAGAAGAGCGCATTGTATCCGAAAGCTCTACTTGGGAAGATATTCCTTTCTATAGACCCAAAGAAACCGATGAATGTGAAGATGGTTTCAGTGGTCGAGTGGGCATTCACGAGGTCCTCAAGGTCACAGAAACTATTCGCAATATGGTGATGAGTGGATCCAGTACCGAAGAGCTCGAAGAGCAAGCCAGAAAAGAGGGAATGATGACAATGATAGAAGATGGCATTTTTAAGGCAGCGCAAGGCGAAACCTCTATTGAAGAAGTTCTGCGTGTTATTTCTGAGTAAATATTATGAAATATAAATATGTAATAGAGCGTCATGGTGAGAGAATCGAAGGTGTAGAAAACGCTGAAGATAAAGCGGATCTTTTTGACAAGGTGAAACAGCCCGGTGACACCCTTATTTCCATAGAGGAAACGGAAAGAAGTGGGCTGTCAAAGTTCAATATTTCTTTAGATCCTATTCTTCGAAAACTGAATCGAGTTAAAACGCAAGAAAAGATCCTTTTTGCTAAAAACATTAGCGCTATGATCGACTCGGGGCTACCTATATCGCGAGCCCTTTCTGTGGTCAGGCGACAAGCGCGCAACCCAAAGTTCAAAGAAGTGGTTGAAGATCTAGAAAATAGTATTTCCAAAGGCAAAACTTTTTATGATGCTCTCCAAGAACACCAGGGCGTATTCTCTGATCTGTTTATAGCTATGGTTCGCGCCGGGGAAGAGTCGGGGCAGTTAGCACAAGCGCTTTCGGTAGTTGGTGAGCAGATGGAGCGAACTCATACGCTCAAAAAGAAGGTAAAAGGAGCAATGATGTATCCATCGGTTATTATTGCCGCCATGATAATAATCGCGATCTTGATGCTGATCTAT includes the following:
- a CDS encoding GspE/PulE family protein produces the protein MHLTDEQLEKFFRDSQIVSDSDLEEAKSNAEEKSIPLADSMLELGLITEENLRRVKANILGIPFVDLRNHIIDKETLRLIPEPIARNHNIVAYRKKDDTLQVAMLDADDLAAIDFIKKKTGLKIDARVTTPESIKHALQQYQKDLKSEFGDILEKESLALKTISQEESESDMSEEDLKEIAEELPVVRIVEALIKHAIIQNASDIHIEPMEEQLLVRYRIDGILHDAMVLPKSVSPNISARIKVLANLKLDEKRLPQDGRFKVEADNEKVSFRVSILPTNYGEKTVMRLLRESAAGFTLEGLGFHGESLERIHHATNQRTGMILTTGPTGSGKTTTLYTVLDILNTPEVNISTVEDPIEYQMDRINQTQVKPDIGFDFSVGLRTLVRQDPDIIMVGEVRDQETASLAVNAALTGHLVLSTLHTNSAAGAIPRLIDMKVEPFLIVSTVKVIIGQRLVRKLCKDKEEYNLTPEEIETLRESVDLDKVLSFLKEERIVSESSTWEDIPFYRPKETDECEDGFSGRVGIHEVLKVTETIRNMVMSGSSTEELEEQARKEGMMTMIEDGIFKAAQGETSIEEVLRVISE